One Prunus dulcis chromosome 8, ALMONDv2, whole genome shotgun sequence DNA window includes the following coding sequences:
- the LOC117637151 gene encoding probable myosin-binding protein 4 isoform X1 — MAAKENSSVQVQKNLEGFVAILTSAACEWFFIFLLLVNGLLSYLLTKFANYCNLQKPCIFCSRFEHVIGNEKPQLYQDLLCSNHISELSSWIARQVYGKHDGNETCEDSNPETHILLDGKSGLDLQSSGSKRSNQKRNFVHSSVGASPCSYCSRHRRPRENAQGLRRKSPSPKPNIPLPRFSTRSRLPRRDGSKKMRDKFPASVTVRGPGRVGWDPMSHVGGYTELRVCSNTDSARFPGKIGWDPLSHVGYTELKISSDTDSEFPFSDDDDGSSFISGIHEPKRERFVVQCASENPFKVPVEGLNPAKQSNVSYKHKPSPSDPCVQPDGSKASEVKVLGANVAVENGFDEPNWQQASWTSNPSALAELISPDDAPPSSNVVEKTDGTGTSDIGHASTNKNDELLKSIRATDGASAKTDPIIDDPALVKPNHISVNAVSESAATGKEADLSGIVKEPTLKEPDRVNGELKPLASQISSAQESNLSSNNTMSGVNGCADEKQVTDASKSNPKPMLHTSASVESALESLDEGYVSEIEGESLDDRLKRQVEYYRKCIKELYKELEEERSASTIAANQAMAMITKLQEEKAAIHMEALQYLRMMEEQAEFDVDALEKANDLLAEKEKEIQDLEAELEFSKFDVPDETMENMPLKSSDLKGEIDTTESTDVPIIKNDVEVTCNSSTVVPGIEKDVEVACNSMDTEVPEASNDCLFSETTLLEFEDEKLYISNCLKSLERKLSEISCNGVPSNMPNGGQPRKYMDDEPIQEETPIKERVLLNGQVEENVVHGQKDLHVSNGSSAAQEGPAHSESLDHEEKNDSDFHGQNDFMDHRETELVVLENEISDLNDRLEALETDHDFLEHMLYSLQNGNEGLRFVQDIAHQLRELRKIGTAFRCQSVS, encoded by the exons ATGGCAGCAAAGGAAAATTCTTCTGTACAAGTGCAGAAGAACTTAGAGGGGTTTGTAGCCATTCTAACATCTGCAGCATGTGAatggttttttatatttcttctgCTTGTCAATGGACTATTATCCTATCTGCTGACTAAGTTTGCAAActattgcaatttgcaaaagCCTTGCATCTTTTGCTCGAGGTTTGAACATGTTATAGGCAACGAAAAACCTCAACTTTATCAGGATCTACTTTGCAGCAACCACATATCAGAGCTCTCGTCTTGGATAGCTCGTCAAGTTTATGGTAAGCACGATGGAAATGAAACTTGTGAAGATTCCAACCCAGAAACGCACATTCTTTTGGATGGTAAGTCAGGATTGGATCTTCAAAGTTCCGGTTCTAAGAGGTCCAACCAGAAGAGAAATTTTGTTCATAGTTCTGTGGGTGCAAGTCCATGCTCTTATTGCAGTAGGCATCGGAGACCTAGAGAAAATGCTCAAGGACTGCGACGGAAATCACCTAGTCCCAAACCTAATATTCCTTTGCCACGTTTTTCAACCCGTAGCCGTTTACCTCGTCGGGATGGTTCAAAGAAGATGAGGGATAAATTTCCTGCCTCAGTAACTGTTCGTGGTCCTGGAAGAGTTGGCTGGGATCCCATGTCACATGTAGGAGGATACACTGAGTTGAGGGTTTGTTCTAATACTGACTCTGCCCGTTTTCCGGGAAAAATTGGCTGGGATCCCTTGTCACATGTAGGATACACTGAGTTGAAGATTAGTTCTGATACTGACTCTGAGTTTCCATTTTCTGATGACGACGATGGGAGCAGTTTCATCAGTGGAATTCATGAGCCTAAGAGGGAACGATTTGTAGTTCAATGTGCTTCAGAAAATCCATTCAAAGTACCAGTGGAAGGTTTGAATCCAGCAAAGCAGAGCAATGTTTCCTACAAACACAAACCTTCACCTTCTGATCCATGTGTGCAGCCAGATGGTAGCAAGGCCTCTGAGGTAAAGGTCTTGGGTGCCAATGTTGCTGTTGAGAATGGCTTCGATGAGCCTAACTGGCAGCAAGCGAGTTGGACGTCCAATCCTTCTGCATTAGCTGAGCTTATTTCACCAGATGATGCCCCTCCATCATCTAATGTTGTTGAAAAAA cAGATGGTACTGGGACAAGCGACATTGGACATGCATCCACCAATAAGAACGATGAACTTTTGAAGTCTATAAGGGCAACAGATGGAGCATCTGCTAAAACTGATCCTATCATAGATGATCCAGCTCTTGTAAAGCCAAATCATATTAGTGTAAATGCTGTGTCTGAGTCAGCAGCCACCGGTAAAGAAGCAGATTTGTCTGGTATTGTTAAAGAACCTACATTGAAGGAACCTGATAGAGTTAATGGGGAACTGAAACCGTTGGCTTCACAAATTTCTTCTGCTCAGGAGAGTAATTTATCATCAAATAATACAATGTCTGGGGTAAATGGTTGCGCTGATGAAAAGCAGGTAACTGATGCTTCCAAATCTAATCCAAAGCCAATGCTTCATACATCAGCATCAGTAGAATCTGCTCTTGAATCTCTGGATGAAGGCTATGTCAGTGAAATTGAAGGTGAAAGTCTAGATGATCGGTTAAAACGACAGGTTGAATATTACAGAAAATGCATAAAGGAGTTGTATAAGGAATTAGAGGAAGAAAGGAGTGCTTCCACAATTGCTGCAAATCAGGCAATGGCCATGATCACGAAGCTGCAAGAAGAGAAAGCTGCAATTCATATGGAGGCCCTTCAGTACTTAAGAATGATGGAAGAGCAGGCTGAGTTTGATGTAGACGCACTGGAAAAAGCCAATGATCTCCTGgctgaaaaggagaaagagatacAGGACTTGGAAGCAGAGCTAGAATTTTCAAAGTTTGATGTCCCAGATGAAACAATGGAGAATATGCCGCTCAAAAGCTCTGATTTGAAGGGTGAAATTGACACCACTGAGAGTACTGATGTGCCCATCATAAAGAATGATGTCGAAGTTACTTGCAACTCAAGTACTGTTGTGCCCGGCATAGAAAAGGATGTTGAAGTTGCTTGTAACTCAATGGATACTGAGGTACCTGAAGCTAGTAATGATTGTCTTTTTTCTGAAACTACGCTTTTAGAGTTTGAGGATGAAAAATTATACATTTCAAATTGTTTGAAGAGCTTGGAGAGGAAGCTTTCTGAAATTTCCTGTAATGGGGTTCCCTCCAACATGCCTAATGGTGGGCAGCCTAGAAAGTATATGGATGATGAACCAATTCAAGAAGAGACTCCTATAAAAGAGAGGGTTCTATTAAATGGTCAGGTTGAAGAGAATGTTGTGCATGGACAAAAAGATTTACATGTATCTAACGGAAGCTCTGCTGCTCAAGAGGGGCCAGCTCATTCTGAAAGTTTAgaccatgaagaaaaaaatgattcCGATTTCCATGGGCAAAATGATTTCATGGATCATAGAGAAACCGAGTTGGTTGTTCTGGAAAATGAAATCTCAGACCTTAATGATAGGTTGGAGGCACTAGAGACTGATCATGATTTTCTTGAGCACATGCTTTACTCTCTTCAAAATGGAAATGAAGGCCTACGGTTTGTTCAAGACATAGCTCATCAGCTGCGAGAATTGCGAAAAATTGGGACCGCTTTCAGATGTCAGTCTGTTTCCTAA
- the LOC117637151 gene encoding probable myosin-binding protein 4 isoform X2: MAAKENSSVQVQKNLEGFVAILTSAACEWFFIFLLLVNGLLSYLLTKFANYCNLQKPCIFCSRFEHVIGNEKPQLYQDLLCSNHISELSSWIARQVYGKHDGNETCEDSNPETHILLDGKSGLDLQSSGSKRSNQKRNFVHSSVGASPCSYCSRHRRPRENAQGLRRKSPSPKPNIPLPRFSTRSRLPRRDGSKKMRDKFPASVTVRGPGRVGWDPMSHVGGYTELRVCSNTDSARFPGKIGWDPLSHVGYTELKISSDTDSEFPFSDDDDGSSFISGIHEPKRERFVVQCASENPFKVPVEGLNPAKQSNVSYKHKPSPSDPCVQPDGSKASEVKVLGANVAVENGFDEPNWQQASWTSNPSALAELISPDDAPPSSNVVEKNGTGTSDIGHASTNKNDELLKSIRATDGASAKTDPIIDDPALVKPNHISVNAVSESAATGKEADLSGIVKEPTLKEPDRVNGELKPLASQISSAQESNLSSNNTMSGVNGCADEKQVTDASKSNPKPMLHTSASVESALESLDEGYVSEIEGESLDDRLKRQVEYYRKCIKELYKELEEERSASTIAANQAMAMITKLQEEKAAIHMEALQYLRMMEEQAEFDVDALEKANDLLAEKEKEIQDLEAELEFSKFDVPDETMENMPLKSSDLKGEIDTTESTDVPIIKNDVEVTCNSSTVVPGIEKDVEVACNSMDTEVPEASNDCLFSETTLLEFEDEKLYISNCLKSLERKLSEISCNGVPSNMPNGGQPRKYMDDEPIQEETPIKERVLLNGQVEENVVHGQKDLHVSNGSSAAQEGPAHSESLDHEEKNDSDFHGQNDFMDHRETELVVLENEISDLNDRLEALETDHDFLEHMLYSLQNGNEGLRFVQDIAHQLRELRKIGTAFRCQSVS, from the exons ATGGCAGCAAAGGAAAATTCTTCTGTACAAGTGCAGAAGAACTTAGAGGGGTTTGTAGCCATTCTAACATCTGCAGCATGTGAatggttttttatatttcttctgCTTGTCAATGGACTATTATCCTATCTGCTGACTAAGTTTGCAAActattgcaatttgcaaaagCCTTGCATCTTTTGCTCGAGGTTTGAACATGTTATAGGCAACGAAAAACCTCAACTTTATCAGGATCTACTTTGCAGCAACCACATATCAGAGCTCTCGTCTTGGATAGCTCGTCAAGTTTATGGTAAGCACGATGGAAATGAAACTTGTGAAGATTCCAACCCAGAAACGCACATTCTTTTGGATGGTAAGTCAGGATTGGATCTTCAAAGTTCCGGTTCTAAGAGGTCCAACCAGAAGAGAAATTTTGTTCATAGTTCTGTGGGTGCAAGTCCATGCTCTTATTGCAGTAGGCATCGGAGACCTAGAGAAAATGCTCAAGGACTGCGACGGAAATCACCTAGTCCCAAACCTAATATTCCTTTGCCACGTTTTTCAACCCGTAGCCGTTTACCTCGTCGGGATGGTTCAAAGAAGATGAGGGATAAATTTCCTGCCTCAGTAACTGTTCGTGGTCCTGGAAGAGTTGGCTGGGATCCCATGTCACATGTAGGAGGATACACTGAGTTGAGGGTTTGTTCTAATACTGACTCTGCCCGTTTTCCGGGAAAAATTGGCTGGGATCCCTTGTCACATGTAGGATACACTGAGTTGAAGATTAGTTCTGATACTGACTCTGAGTTTCCATTTTCTGATGACGACGATGGGAGCAGTTTCATCAGTGGAATTCATGAGCCTAAGAGGGAACGATTTGTAGTTCAATGTGCTTCAGAAAATCCATTCAAAGTACCAGTGGAAGGTTTGAATCCAGCAAAGCAGAGCAATGTTTCCTACAAACACAAACCTTCACCTTCTGATCCATGTGTGCAGCCAGATGGTAGCAAGGCCTCTGAGGTAAAGGTCTTGGGTGCCAATGTTGCTGTTGAGAATGGCTTCGATGAGCCTAACTGGCAGCAAGCGAGTTGGACGTCCAATCCTTCTGCATTAGCTGAGCTTATTTCACCAGATGATGCCCCTCCATCATCTAATGTTGTTGAAAAAA ATGGTACTGGGACAAGCGACATTGGACATGCATCCACCAATAAGAACGATGAACTTTTGAAGTCTATAAGGGCAACAGATGGAGCATCTGCTAAAACTGATCCTATCATAGATGATCCAGCTCTTGTAAAGCCAAATCATATTAGTGTAAATGCTGTGTCTGAGTCAGCAGCCACCGGTAAAGAAGCAGATTTGTCTGGTATTGTTAAAGAACCTACATTGAAGGAACCTGATAGAGTTAATGGGGAACTGAAACCGTTGGCTTCACAAATTTCTTCTGCTCAGGAGAGTAATTTATCATCAAATAATACAATGTCTGGGGTAAATGGTTGCGCTGATGAAAAGCAGGTAACTGATGCTTCCAAATCTAATCCAAAGCCAATGCTTCATACATCAGCATCAGTAGAATCTGCTCTTGAATCTCTGGATGAAGGCTATGTCAGTGAAATTGAAGGTGAAAGTCTAGATGATCGGTTAAAACGACAGGTTGAATATTACAGAAAATGCATAAAGGAGTTGTATAAGGAATTAGAGGAAGAAAGGAGTGCTTCCACAATTGCTGCAAATCAGGCAATGGCCATGATCACGAAGCTGCAAGAAGAGAAAGCTGCAATTCATATGGAGGCCCTTCAGTACTTAAGAATGATGGAAGAGCAGGCTGAGTTTGATGTAGACGCACTGGAAAAAGCCAATGATCTCCTGgctgaaaaggagaaagagatacAGGACTTGGAAGCAGAGCTAGAATTTTCAAAGTTTGATGTCCCAGATGAAACAATGGAGAATATGCCGCTCAAAAGCTCTGATTTGAAGGGTGAAATTGACACCACTGAGAGTACTGATGTGCCCATCATAAAGAATGATGTCGAAGTTACTTGCAACTCAAGTACTGTTGTGCCCGGCATAGAAAAGGATGTTGAAGTTGCTTGTAACTCAATGGATACTGAGGTACCTGAAGCTAGTAATGATTGTCTTTTTTCTGAAACTACGCTTTTAGAGTTTGAGGATGAAAAATTATACATTTCAAATTGTTTGAAGAGCTTGGAGAGGAAGCTTTCTGAAATTTCCTGTAATGGGGTTCCCTCCAACATGCCTAATGGTGGGCAGCCTAGAAAGTATATGGATGATGAACCAATTCAAGAAGAGACTCCTATAAAAGAGAGGGTTCTATTAAATGGTCAGGTTGAAGAGAATGTTGTGCATGGACAAAAAGATTTACATGTATCTAACGGAAGCTCTGCTGCTCAAGAGGGGCCAGCTCATTCTGAAAGTTTAgaccatgaagaaaaaaatgattcCGATTTCCATGGGCAAAATGATTTCATGGATCATAGAGAAACCGAGTTGGTTGTTCTGGAAAATGAAATCTCAGACCTTAATGATAGGTTGGAGGCACTAGAGACTGATCATGATTTTCTTGAGCACATGCTTTACTCTCTTCAAAATGGAAATGAAGGCCTACGGTTTGTTCAAGACATAGCTCATCAGCTGCGAGAATTGCGAAAAATTGGGACCGCTTTCAGATGTCAGTCTGTTTCCTAA
- the LOC117612168 gene encoding fructokinase-1 isoform X2, which translates to MFPNCPRPMSTTAKLTWTAYLPRRPISKQYWEAGGNCNMAIAAARLGLHCIAIGHVGNEVYGQFLVDVLHDEGIGMVGMCENTNVDSSSASYETLLCWVLVDSLQRHGFCSRADFSKDPAFSWMSKLSEQVKTAIKQSKILFCNGYGFDELPPGVIVSAVEYAVEVGTALFFDPGPRGKSLSAGTTEEQGALSQLLRMSDVLLLTSDEAESLTGIENPISAGQELLKQGVHTKWVIVKMGPRGSILITRSSISCAPAFKVNVIDTVGCGDSFVAAIAYGFIHNMPAVNTLAIANAVGGATAMGCGAGRNVATLEKVIELMKASNLNEDDEFFDELLNENLDVQAIKSLSKLVIKGSENQPNCVSLQKVVSELLPKLKLTHLQKKVPC; encoded by the exons ATGTTCCCAAATTGCCCCCGCCCGATGTCCACGACCGCAAAGCTTACATGGACCGCTTATCTGCCTCGCCGCCCGATAAG TAAGCAATACTGGGAAGCTGGTGGAAACTGCAATATGGCTATAGCAGCTGCAAGACTGGGACTTCATTGTATTGCAATTGGCCATGTGGGTAACGAAGTATATGGGCAGTTCCTTGTAGATGTTCTTCATGACGAAGGAATTGGTATGGTTGGCATGTGTGAAAATACCAACGTTGACAGTTCAAGTGCTTCTTATGAAACACTCTTGTGCTGGGTTCTAGTGGATTCATTGCAAAGACATGGTTTTTGCAG TCGGGCTGATTTCAGTAAGGATCCTGCATTCAGTTGGATGAGCAAGTTATCTGAACAAGTCAAGACAGCTATAAAACAGTCAAAGATTCTTTTCTGTAATGGTTATGGCTTTGATGAACTCCCTCCTGGTGTAATAGTCTCAGCTGTAGAGTATGCCGTTGAAGTTGGAACAGCACTTTTTTTTGACCCTGGACCTCGTGGAAAGAGCCTTTCTGCTGGTACAACTGAAGAACAAGGAGCACTTAGCCAATTGTTGAGGATGAGTGACGTTCTTCTTCTAACTTCTGATGAG GCTGAGTCATTGACTGGCATTGAAAACCCAATATCAGCAGGGCAGGAATTGCTCAAGCAAGGGGTGCACACAAAATGGGTGATTGTCAAAATGGGTCCAAGGGGATCAATTCTAATAACTAGGTCAAGTATCTCTTGCGCACCAGCATTCAAG GTAAATGTCATAGACACTGTTGGATGCGGAGATAGTTTTGTAGCTGCTATTGCATATGGTTTCATCCACAATATGCCAGCGGTTAATACACTAGCAATTGCAAATGCAGTGGGTGGTGCAACTGCCATGGGTTGTGGTGCTGGTAGGAATGTGGCAACCTTGGAGAAAGTAATAGAACTTATGAAGGCATCAAATCTCAATGAGGATGATGaattttttgatgaattacTCAATGAAAATTTAGATGTCCAGGCAATTAAGTCTCTCTCAAAATTGGTCATAAAAGGAAGTGAAAACCAGCCAAATTGTGTATCCTTGCAGAAGGTGGTGTCAGAATTGCTTCCTAAGCTCAAATTGACACATTTACAGAAAAAAGTGCCATGCTGA
- the LOC117637156 gene encoding iron-sulfur protein NUBPL, which translates to MKELLRSFTRLGGVRGYSAGRKDLRIKGVKHTIAVASGKGGVGKSTTAVNLAVALANKCQMKVGLLDADVYGPNVPIMMKLDKMPEVNEDKKMVPIESYGVKCMSMGLLVAKDASLVWRGPMVSSALEQMTRGVDWGNLDVLVVDMPPGTGDAHITVSQRLQLSGALIVSTPQDVALMDARRGINMFSKVEVPILGIVENMSCFKCPNCAERWFIFGEGGSRKTAAEMGVDFAGEIPLEVGIRQGSDDGVPIVISAPDCDVSKAYVDMAQKVVDRLEELSKEEQSRPQFNL; encoded by the exons ATGAAGGAGCTACTGAGGTCGTTCACT AGGCTTGGAGGTGTTAGGGGTTATAGCGCGGGGAGGAAGGACCTTCGGATTAAGGGGGTTAAGCATACCATAGCCGTTGCTTCTGGTAAAGGGGGTGTGGGCAAGTCCACCACTGCAG TTAATCTGGCTGTTGCACTTGCTAACAAGTGTCAAATGAAGGTTGGCTTGCTTGATGCTGATGTATATGGACCAAATGTTCCAATCATGATGAAGCTCGACAAAATGCCAGAAGTGAATGAAG ATAAAAAAATGGTTCCAATTGAGAGCTATGGAGTCAAGTGTATGTCGATGGGACTTCTTGTGGCCAAGGATGCCTCACTTGTTTGGAGAGGTCCTATG GTATCAAGTGCTCTTGAACAAATGACAAGGGGGGTTGACTGGGGAAATCTTGATGTTCTTGTGGTAGATATGCCCCCTGGGACTGGTGATGCTCATATTACTGTATCCCAAAGGCTGCAGTTATCAG GTGCATTAATTGTTTCAACACCTCAAGATGTTGCATTAATGGATGCTCGGAGAGGAATTAACATGTTCTCTAAAGTCGAAGTTCCT ATTTTGGGAATTGTAGAGAACATGAGCTGTTTTAAATGTCCAAACTGTGCTGAACGCTGGTTCATTTTTGGGGAAGGAGGGTCTCGTAAGACGGCCGCTGAGATGGGTGTGGATTTTGCTGGCGAG ATACCATTAGAAGTGGGGATAAGACAAGGCTCCGACGACGGTGTCCCAATAGTAATATCGGCACCTGATTGTGATGTCTCCAAAGCATATGTTGATATGGCTCAGAAAGTTGTTGACAGACTTGAGGAATTGTCAAAGGAAGAACAATCTCGTCCACAGTTTAACCTTTGA
- the LOC117612168 gene encoding fructokinase-1 isoform X1: protein MHQCTITLKSPIPYHAPSSQSHPIFPHNPRLTQSQSHPILAPICTRAHSVFNSTRGLDISAPKHTSNSNSNAINGSVHDLKSKSVGVKDIDVATLGNLCVDIVLNVPKLPPPDVHDRKAYMDRLSASPPDKQYWEAGGNCNMAIAAARLGLHCIAIGHVGNEVYGQFLVDVLHDEGIGMVGMCENTNVDSSSASYETLLCWVLVDSLQRHGFCSRADFSKDPAFSWMSKLSEQVKTAIKQSKILFCNGYGFDELPPGVIVSAVEYAVEVGTALFFDPGPRGKSLSAGTTEEQGALSQLLRMSDVLLLTSDEAESLTGIENPISAGQELLKQGVHTKWVIVKMGPRGSILITRSSISCAPAFKVNVIDTVGCGDSFVAAIAYGFIHNMPAVNTLAIANAVGGATAMGCGAGRNVATLEKVIELMKASNLNEDDEFFDELLNENLDVQAIKSLSKLVIKGSENQPNCVSLQKVVSELLPKLKLTHLQKKVPC, encoded by the exons ATGCATCAGTGCACCATAACCCTGAAATCCCCAATTCCATACCATGCACCCTCCTCCCAGTCTCACCCAATTTTTCCCCACAACCCTAGGCTAACCCAATCCCAATCCCACCCCATTTTGGCGCCAATCTGTACTCGCGCCCATTCCGTCTTCAACAGCACCAGAGGGCTTGACATCTCCGCGCCTAAACACACCTCGAACTCCAACTCCAACGCCATTAATGGCTCCGTACACGACTTGAAGTCCAAGAGCGTCGGTGTTAAAGACATAGACGTCGCCACTCTTGGCAATCTCTGCGTCGATATCGTCCTCAATGTTCCCAAATTGCCCCCGCCCGATGTCCACGACCGCAAAGCTTACATGGACCGCTTATCTGCCTCGCCGCCCGATAAG CAATACTGGGAAGCTGGTGGAAACTGCAATATGGCTATAGCAGCTGCAAGACTGGGACTTCATTGTATTGCAATTGGCCATGTGGGTAACGAAGTATATGGGCAGTTCCTTGTAGATGTTCTTCATGACGAAGGAATTGGTATGGTTGGCATGTGTGAAAATACCAACGTTGACAGTTCAAGTGCTTCTTATGAAACACTCTTGTGCTGGGTTCTAGTGGATTCATTGCAAAGACATGGTTTTTGCAG TCGGGCTGATTTCAGTAAGGATCCTGCATTCAGTTGGATGAGCAAGTTATCTGAACAAGTCAAGACAGCTATAAAACAGTCAAAGATTCTTTTCTGTAATGGTTATGGCTTTGATGAACTCCCTCCTGGTGTAATAGTCTCAGCTGTAGAGTATGCCGTTGAAGTTGGAACAGCACTTTTTTTTGACCCTGGACCTCGTGGAAAGAGCCTTTCTGCTGGTACAACTGAAGAACAAGGAGCACTTAGCCAATTGTTGAGGATGAGTGACGTTCTTCTTCTAACTTCTGATGAG GCTGAGTCATTGACTGGCATTGAAAACCCAATATCAGCAGGGCAGGAATTGCTCAAGCAAGGGGTGCACACAAAATGGGTGATTGTCAAAATGGGTCCAAGGGGATCAATTCTAATAACTAGGTCAAGTATCTCTTGCGCACCAGCATTCAAG GTAAATGTCATAGACACTGTTGGATGCGGAGATAGTTTTGTAGCTGCTATTGCATATGGTTTCATCCACAATATGCCAGCGGTTAATACACTAGCAATTGCAAATGCAGTGGGTGGTGCAACTGCCATGGGTTGTGGTGCTGGTAGGAATGTGGCAACCTTGGAGAAAGTAATAGAACTTATGAAGGCATCAAATCTCAATGAGGATGATGaattttttgatgaattacTCAATGAAAATTTAGATGTCCAGGCAATTAAGTCTCTCTCAAAATTGGTCATAAAAGGAAGTGAAAACCAGCCAAATTGTGTATCCTTGCAGAAGGTGGTGTCAGAATTGCTTCCTAAGCTCAAATTGACACATTTACAGAAAAAAGTGCCATGCTGA